Sequence from the uncultured Methanobrevibacter sp. genome:
TTAAGTACTTCGGATCTGAGCTCACTTCCGGCGGTCATCATTTCCTCATCAAGAATCCTTATGTGATAACCCCTTCCGGAGTATATCAGATGGATATTTTTCAGTCCCAAATCGCCCTGCAGGGTGTCTATGAGGTTGTTAACTATTTCTAAAGCTTCGCCAAGACATGTCTCACATACGCCGTTGCACTGGCATGACCTGATTGGAATGTCTTTGGCATCAACATCGAAAATGTATTCTGCCTTTTGCCAATCCTCCCTTCTGCGAGGGTTGTTGTAGAATGCCACGGAAATGTATGCTGCAAACGGTGCCTTGAATCTCAGGAATTTGCGAAGTGATTCGGTTCCTCTAAATACCTTGTACCTGTCATTTGGTCCACGGCCGTTGTGGTCAAAACCGAATTCCCTTTTTTTGATGTCGGTTGAGATGAAGTCTGGCAAATCCTTAGGGTCCCATTCTTCACGGTAATATTGTCTTCGCTCTTTGATTGTGGCTTTAGAAAACATAATTATAGTTTAATTTTTAAAGTATTTATTTATTGGGAAAGTGTGAAAATGTGATTCTGCACATTTGTGAAAAGAAATCTTGAATTGCAAATTTGTTGTTTTTTCATCAAAAATTTTTAA
This genomic interval carries:
- the priS gene encoding DNA primase catalytic subunit PriS: MFSKATIKERRQYYREEWDPKDLPDFISTDIKKREFGFDHNGRGPNDRYKVFRGTESLRKFLRFKAPFAAYISVAFYNNPRRREDWQKAEYIFDVDAKDIPIRSCQCNGVCETCLGEALEIVNNLIDTLQGDLGLKNIHLIYSGRGYHIRILDEEMMTAGSELRSEVLKYAAGAEVPKSQFMNTEVSNQSFNFEHFTIPVGYQKIFTQKVKFNIQHLVGNEKIDGINPKLMKDIIASRHHLENDNWGLFKKDIGPRRYKNLVEAMARVNLATIDAKVSIDLKRILRLPSSLHSKVSMKCMEVKNRETFDPFDKAVPKFVYERKGV